Below is a genomic region from Rhodohalobacter sp. 614A.
CATAATAGGAACCAGTTCGTCATCCGTTAATCCGGGAATTAGCGGTGCGATATTCACATGAACCGGAATACCTGCTTCGGATAATTCTCTCACTGCTTTTAATCTCCGGTTTGGCCGCGAGGTTCGCGGTTCCATGGTGTCGGTTATGGTTTTATCCAATGAAGTAATCGATACAACAACTTTCACCGCGTTCTTTTCTGCCAGTTTCGAAAGCAAATCAATGTCTCTTGTCACCTGGTAATTTTTGGTGATTATGACCAACGGGTGATTACATTCTGCCAAAACTTCAATGCAACCTCTTGTAATCCGAAGTTTCTTTTCAATGGGTTGATAGGGATCGGTCACCCCGCTCATGACCAATGTTTGCGGTTTCCAGTTTTTCTTTGCCAGTTTTTCGCGAAGGAGCTTTGCTGCATTGTATTTCACCACGATTTTGGATTCAAAATCCAGCCCCGGACTCATTCCCAGATATTCATGCGTTGGACGCGCATAGCAATAAACACACCCATGTTCGCAGCCACGATATGGGTTCAGACTGACATTAAAAGAGATATCCGGACTTTTATTCGTGGAGATAATTTCAGAGGTATGATCGGTCAGAAGTTGAGTATCCGGGCGTTCGAGTTCTCCGGTTTCCTCATCTACATCATACTCTAAATGAGTATCTAAAAATCGATTTTTGGGGTTATGAGCACTCCCCCTTCCTTTGATGGGTTCCATACTTGCATATATTTTTATATGTGCAATTTATGTGTAAAAATATCGGGAGTCAAACCCTTTCAAATAATTTTTTGAACAGCTTTCAAAATGATTTGAAATGATTCTTCAAGAAGATCTTTGTCAATAATCAGAGGTGGAGCAATTCGA
It encodes:
- a CDS encoding PA0069 family radical SAM protein, producing MEPIKGRGSAHNPKNRFLDTHLEYDVDEETGELERPDTQLLTDHTSEIISTNKSPDISFNVSLNPYRGCEHGCVYCYARPTHEYLGMSPGLDFESKIVVKYNAAKLLREKLAKKNWKPQTLVMSGVTDPYQPIEKKLRITRGCIEVLAECNHPLVIITKNYQVTRDIDLLSKLAEKNAVKVVVSITSLDKTITDTMEPRTSRPNRRLKAVRELSEAGIPVHVNIAPLIPGLTDDELVPIMEASAEAGAESVAIVPLRLPFAVKDLFVKWLEDHYPDRKKKVVNRIKDMKDGKLNRYEFGERFQVEGPYAEQIKQLLQIHTKRLGLNHDISPLEAKHFRRPQTDQLRLF